A single Spiroplasma floricola 23-6 DNA region contains:
- a CDS encoding thymidine phosphorylase translates to MNFVDIIEKKKKNIELSTQEIYWVVNSFVNNSLKDYQMSAFNMAVWFNGMSTKEIASFTQAMIDSGITYDLSEVKGLIADKHSTGGIGDKTSLIFSPLVAKFGVKVAKLSGRGLGQTGGTIDKLESCPGWTGEISDHRFKEILNEIGISIMSQSSQVVPADKKLYALRDVTGTVDSIPLIASSIMSKKLVIPANSIILDVKMGSGAFMKDLDKAVELSKTMIGIGKEHNRNVSVMITNMDKPLGRAIGNAIEVKEAWDTLNGNGPSDLEELCVTAAGLTLVQNEVFKDLKTAKEELLKVLKDKSAAHLLKDFIEAQNGNFDVIIDYDKNFSTKHVIEVFAQKEGYVSFVSADQLGYLSMYLGAGRATKEEEIDFSAGIYLNKTTNEFVKKGEVIMTLYTNRDNVESFKQKAEELILIKDKKENEELILKLLTS, encoded by the coding sequence ATGAATTTTGTAGATATTATAGAAAAAAAGAAAAAAAATATAGAATTAAGTACTCAAGAAATTTATTGAGTAGTTAATTCTTTTGTTAATAATTCATTAAAAGATTATCAAATGTCAGCTTTTAATATGGCAGTTTGATTTAATGGAATGTCAACTAAAGAAATTGCTTCATTTACTCAAGCAATGATTGATTCAGGTATAACTTATGATTTAAGTGAAGTTAAAGGACTAATAGCTGACAAACATTCAACAGGGGGAATTGGAGACAAAACAAGTCTAATTTTTTCACCTTTAGTTGCAAAGTTTGGAGTTAAAGTTGCTAAACTTTCAGGGAGAGGATTAGGACAAACTGGAGGAACTATTGATAAATTAGAAAGTTGTCCAGGATGAACTGGTGAAATATCAGATCATAGATTTAAAGAAATACTAAATGAAATTGGTATTTCAATTATGAGTCAATCAAGTCAAGTAGTTCCTGCAGACAAAAAGCTTTATGCTTTAAGAGATGTTACAGGTACTGTAGATTCAATTCCACTAATAGCTTCAAGTATTATGTCAAAAAAATTAGTTATTCCAGCAAATAGCATTATTTTAGATGTAAAAATGGGAAGTGGAGCTTTTATGAAAGATTTAGACAAAGCTGTTGAACTTTCAAAAACAATGATAGGTATTGGAAAAGAGCATAACAGAAATGTTAGTGTAATGATTACAAATATGGACAAACCATTGGGAAGAGCAATTGGAAATGCAATTGAAGTAAAAGAAGCATGAGATACTTTAAATGGTAATGGACCTTCTGATTTAGAAGAATTGTGTGTAACTGCAGCTGGATTGACTTTAGTGCAAAATGAAGTTTTTAAGGACTTAAAAACAGCTAAAGAAGAGCTTTTAAAGGTATTAAAAGATAAAAGTGCTGCACACTTGTTAAAGGACTTTATAGAGGCACAAAACGGCAATTTTGATGTAATTATTGATTATGATAAAAATTTCTCAACAAAACATGTTATTGAAGTTTTTGCTCAAAAAGAGGGTTATGTTTCATTTGTTTCAGCAGATCAATTAGGATATCTTTCAATGTATTTAGGAGCTGGAAGAGCAACTAAAGAAGAAGAAATTGATTTTTCTGCAGGAATTTATTTAAATAAAACAACTAATGAATTTGTAAAAAAAGGAGAAGTTATAATGACTCTTTATACAAATAGAGATAATGTTGAAAGTTTTAAACAAAAAGCAGAAGAATTAATTTTAATAAAAGATAAAAAAGAAAATGAAGAATTAATTCTTAAACTTTTAACTAGTTAG
- a CDS encoding phosphatidate cytidylyltransferase yields MKTNDKNFEVPDTVEISPETDDNIGKNRFKLESAKRNLKTRLLSTVVLLILLLGFVCSGAIYTSLKTANIGNPEIASYFSIILTVVLTGLCIYEMNKVMGFKFWYYQVLIITISILLLLFPSKYNLYNFSFYTELSLETWFQTWQFPVIITVYLLITIIISVSDKRIDTKNALINFIMTLIIILALKAFSITSLALDNNLARFSFNTIVWIWMMIILSDSFQYLGGMRFGKTKLCPSISPKKTWEGALIGMGTAAFTGIVFAMIFQFVKPLQNFQPLREPMQSLGDKTIALEIIIYLLLAIVFPIIGLFGDLLFSWVKRVVKIKDYSNLIPGHGGALDRMDSILFSLFILFIFISCLPV; encoded by the coding sequence ATGAAAACTAATGATAAGAATTTTGAAGTCCCTGATACAGTTGAAATTTCACCAGAAACTGACGATAATATTGGCAAGAATCGTTTTAAATTAGAATCAGCAAAAAGAAATTTAAAAACTAGACTTCTTTCAACAGTAGTTCTTTTAATTTTACTTTTAGGTTTCGTCTGTTCTGGAGCTATTTATACATCTTTAAAGACAGCAAATATAGGTAATCCAGAAATTGCTTCATATTTTTCAATAATTCTAACTGTTGTTTTAACAGGACTTTGTATTTATGAAATGAATAAAGTTATGGGATTTAAATTTTGATATTATCAAGTTTTAATAATTACTATTTCAATATTATTATTGTTATTTCCATCAAAGTATAATTTATATAATTTTTCATTTTATACTGAATTAAGTTTGGAAACATGATTTCAAACATGACAGTTTCCAGTTATTATTACAGTTTATTTATTAATTACAATAATTATTTCTGTTTCAGATAAAAGAATTGATACAAAAAATGCATTGATAAACTTTATAATGACTTTAATAATTATTCTTGCTTTAAAAGCATTTTCAATTACTTCATTGGCACTTGATAATAATTTAGCAAGATTTTCATTCAACACTATTGTTTGAATTTGAATGATGATTATTTTAAGTGATTCATTCCAATATCTTGGAGGTATGAGATTTGGAAAAACTAAATTATGCCCTAGTATAAGTCCTAAAAAAACTTGAGAGGGAGCTTTAATAGGTATGGGAACAGCAGCATTTACTGGAATAGTTTTTGCAATGATTTTTCAATTCGTGAAACCTTTACAGAATTTCCAACCTTTAAGAGAACCAATGCAATCACTTGGAGATAAAACAATAGCATTAGAGATAATTATCTATCTTTTATTAGCAATTGTCTTTCCAATTATTGGTTTATTTGGAGATTTATTATTCTCTTGAGTAAAAAGAGTAGTTAAAATTAAAGATTATTCAAATCTAATTCCAGGACACGGTGGAGCTTTAGATAGAATGGATTCAATTCTATTTTCATTGTTTATATTATTTATCTTTATATCTTGTTTACCTGTTTAG
- a CDS encoding dihydrofolate reductase yields MISLIWAQTKDGVIGKNNKLPWNIKEEMQHFINYTKGKTILMGRNTWDSLSVKPLPNRKNILITSRKLEKSYNDIELSNKLEDFLEKYKSIEEELVIIGGSQIYETALNYADRLIISVIKKDYQGDTFAPQFDKSLFKITKQMDFEEFEIYYYERY; encoded by the coding sequence ATGATTTCACTTATTTGAGCTCAAACAAAAGATGGAGTTATTGGTAAAAATAATAAATTACCTTGAAATATTAAAGAAGAAATGCAACATTTTATAAATTATACAAAGGGAAAAACAATCTTAATGGGTAGAAATACTTGAGACTCACTTTCTGTTAAACCCTTACCAAATAGAAAAAATATATTAATTACTTCAAGAAAATTGGAAAAGAGTTATAATGATATTGAATTGTCTAATAAATTAGAAGATTTTCTAGAAAAGTATAAATCCATTGAAGAAGAACTTGTCATTATTGGAGGTTCTCAGATTTATGAAACTGCACTTAATTATGCAGATAGATTAATAATCAGTGTTATTAAAAAAGACTATCAAGGAGATACTTTTGCTCCACAATTTGATAAGTCACTTTTTAAAATTACAAAGCAAATGGATTTTGAAGAATTTGAAATCTATTATTATGAAAGGTATTAA
- a CDS encoding holo-ACP synthase, whose amino-acid sequence MAKIGIDIVENKRINLNDKFLKKFLHESEFILLNKLQSQEAKTQFVAGRWAAKEALIKCLEKKIVLNSINIIYDNEKPIIENQEYRNIEISISHEQNYSVAVALNL is encoded by the coding sequence ATGGCAAAAATAGGAATAGATATTGTTGAAAATAAAAGAATTAATTTAAATGATAAATTCTTAAAGAAGTTTTTGCATGAAAGTGAATTCATTTTGCTAAATAAATTGCAAAGTCAAGAAGCAAAAACTCAATTTGTAGCAGGAAGATGAGCTGCAAAAGAAGCATTAATAAAGTGTCTTGAAAAAAAAATAGTTTTAAATTCAATTAATATTATTTATGATAATGAAAAGCCAATTATTGAAAATCAAGAATATAGAAATATAGAAATATCAATAAGTCATGAACAGAACTATTCAGTTGCAGTTGCTCTAAATTTATAA
- the dxr gene encoding 1-deoxy-D-xylulose-5-phosphate reductoisomerase, with product MKNIILFGASGNIGKQCIKLLRENKDKYNLIALSVGENDSEVESFLLSFPSLKKIYSKKELTYLKIKFPKVEFISDDILNLFNNKEEIIINALSGFYGLQVTLKTIEKNLVLLNANKESFVTAGNLINQMLKTSKTKIYPIDSEHCAIFQCLEKENKPTTLFLTASGGSFRNLTLQETKKVTLQDALQHPNWNMGKKITIDSSTMFNKAFEILEAYYLFGVKNIKVLLHPQSIIHSMVGFNDGSIKAQLSVPDMKQVINYFLHYPKRFSYYKQKDMQFNDLINLELKEIDQDRFKPIKFALNCLKYKNSKSIALNASNEVCVDYFLKGKIKFYQITEIVEMVFNECENIELKTYDEILKYDKAIRKITLSRIGE from the coding sequence ATGAAAAATATAATATTATTTGGAGCATCAGGAAATATTGGAAAGCAATGTATAAAATTGCTAAGAGAAAATAAAGATAAATATAATTTAATAGCACTTAGTGTGGGGGAAAATGATTCAGAAGTAGAATCTTTTTTGCTTTCTTTTCCAAGTTTGAAAAAGATTTATTCTAAAAAAGAGCTCACTTATTTAAAAATAAAATTTCCAAAAGTTGAATTTATAAGTGATGATATCTTAAATTTATTTAATAATAAGGAAGAAATAATTATTAATGCTTTAAGTGGTTTTTATGGTTTACAAGTAACTTTAAAAACAATTGAAAAAAATTTAGTTTTATTAAATGCTAACAAAGAATCATTTGTAACAGCTGGAAACTTAATTAATCAAATGCTTAAAACAAGTAAAACTAAAATTTATCCAATTGATTCAGAGCATTGTGCTATTTTTCAATGTTTGGAAAAAGAGAATAAACCAACTACTTTATTTTTAACAGCATCAGGGGGAAGTTTTAGAAATTTGACTTTACAAGAAACTAAAAAAGTAACTTTACAAGATGCTTTACAACATCCAAATTGAAATATGGGTAAAAAAATAACAATAGATAGTTCAACAATGTTCAATAAGGCTTTTGAGATATTAGAAGCATATTATTTGTTTGGAGTTAAAAATATAAAAGTTTTACTACATCCCCAATCAATTATTCATTCAATGGTTGGATTTAATGATGGATCAATAAAAGCACAATTATCTGTTCCAGATATGAAACAAGTAATTAACTATTTTTTACATTATCCTAAAAGATTTTCATATTATAAACAAAAAGATATGCAATTTAATGATTTAATTAATTTAGAACTAAAAGAAATTGATCAAGATAGATTTAAACCTATTAAATTTGCTTTAAATTGTCTTAAATACAAAAACTCAAAGTCAATTGCTTTAAATGCTTCAAATGAAGTATGTGTAGATTATTTTTTAAAGGGAAAAATAAAGTTTTATCAAATAACAGAAATTGTGGAAATGGTTTTTAATGAATGTGAAAATATAGAATTAAAAACTTATGATGAAATATTAAAATATGATAAAGCAATAAGAAAAATTACATTGTCAAGAATTGGAGAATAA
- a CDS encoding ArsR/SmtB family transcription factor: MEKKYTKFAEVFKTLADPTRLKIINMICDCGCNKCAQNILDNLNITQPTLSYHMKMLEKVGILNSTKEKNSKIYKVNQEMIKEINNFIGSIQEEKKLMNCSNCNK; the protein is encoded by the coding sequence ATGGAAAAAAAATATACAAAATTTGCAGAAGTTTTTAAAACTCTAGCAGATCCAACAAGATTAAAAATTATTAATATGATCTGCGATTGTGGATGTAATAAATGTGCTCAAAATATATTAGATAACTTAAACATTACTCAACCAACTTTAAGTTATCATATGAAAATGTTAGAAAAAGTTGGGATTTTAAATTCTACAAAAGAAAAAAACTCAAAGATATATAAAGTAAATCAAGAAATGATAAAAGAAATAAACAATTTTATAGGTTCAATACAAGAAGAGAAAAAACTAATGAACTGCTCAAATTGTAATAAATAA
- a CDS encoding nucleoside hydrolase gives MFYSLFKKYRGDGFNNGLKMYDICTIAYILNPELFIVEKAYVEIDTQKEISVGTMYVDFKGYLRKEPNVKIMTDINSKKFIS, from the coding sequence ATGTTTTATTCCTTATTTAAAAAATATCGTGGTGATGGTTTTAATAATGGATTAAAAATGTATGATATTTGTACAATAGCATATATTTTAAATCCTGAGTTATTTATAGTTGAAAAAGCATATGTTGAAATTGATACACAAAAGGAAATAAGTGTAGGTACAATGTATGTTGATTTTAAGGGTTATTTAAGAAAAGAACCAAATGTAAAAATAATGACAGATATAAACTCAAAAAAATTCATTTCATAA
- a CDS encoding lysophospholipid acyltransferase family protein, with amino-acid sequence MEQLELAKEKKISDKNQEEKKDKKEMAHVSKWRLFTNAWSIWRVTAKAKKVSKKIKQDPNLYSEEWRYNWVKKKSRKVLKIANVQVDVIGIENWLDRGIVLAPNHQSNLDSILMMAINDFSLQQPIAFIAKQELWKTKIFRHFMNLIDNVPLDRANPRSALNAMKEAKILISEYKRSLVIFPEGTRSAKQQPNEFQPASMKLAQMAYVPIVPVSIIDSYKLFEKRPRGRFHIKVVFGKPLLPEKFISLKTEMLTKNVQKEVEKNIEAYKNWDPKALGIKPKRIDKKNRVAYY; translated from the coding sequence ATGGAACAATTAGAATTAGCAAAAGAAAAAAAAATAAGTGATAAAAATCAAGAAGAAAAAAAAGACAAAAAGGAAATGGCACATGTAAGTAAATGAAGATTATTTACTAATGCATGAAGTATTTGAAGAGTTACAGCCAAAGCTAAAAAAGTATCAAAAAAAATAAAACAAGACCCAAATTTATATTCAGAAGAGTGAAGATATAATTGAGTTAAAAAGAAGAGTAGAAAAGTTCTAAAAATTGCTAATGTTCAAGTAGATGTCATTGGCATTGAAAATTGATTAGATAGAGGTATTGTTTTAGCACCAAATCATCAATCAAATTTAGATTCAATTTTAATGATGGCTATAAACGACTTTTCTTTACAACAACCAATTGCTTTTATTGCAAAGCAAGAATTATGAAAAACAAAAATATTTAGACACTTTATGAATTTAATTGATAATGTGCCTTTAGATAGAGCAAATCCAAGAAGTGCGCTAAATGCTATGAAAGAAGCAAAAATATTAATTTCTGAATATAAAAGAAGTTTAGTTATTTTTCCAGAGGGAACAAGAAGTGCTAAACAACAACCAAATGAATTTCAACCAGCAAGTATGAAATTAGCTCAAATGGCATATGTTCCAATTGTTCCAGTTTCAATAATTGATTCATACAAATTATTTGAAAAAAGACCGAGAGGAAGATTTCATATTAAAGTTGTTTTTGGAAAACCATTATTGCCAGAAAAATTTATATCGCTTAAAACAGAAATGCTAACTAAAAATGTTCAAAAAGAAGTGGAAAAAAATATTGAAGCTTATAAAAATTGAGATCCAAAAGCATTAGGAATAAAACCAAAAAGAATAGATAAAAAAAATAGAGTCGCATATTACTAG
- a CDS encoding lipoprotein, which yields MRKLLSVISATTLVGTSTLTVVSCSSNKNYKEFKGWIDNKESFILYIGADNCPHCQDFEFVQKKYDKKFNDKINELNTSYNQKVVNQQGSENPDSLIAYGEKLNNDVNLRTFKTEEYQSKFTEKWTKNILNWMIDEVTEIYKKQYTIGDNMSDKLATKLAKAKVKKYFNLDATQGFPMFILVRNGKLVSWQSGFGSQSAGGWTETLLDDLFDPLITAMNNGEQEAEIIKKVDTGLNSGGGETGSGGETGSGGETKNKPKTKAKANTKTNPKVKSNNKAKSVNYSISDNLLIDYLTNTII from the coding sequence GTGAGAAAATTACTTAGCGTAATTTCAGCCACAACACTAGTTGGAACATCAACTTTAACTGTTGTTTCTTGTAGTTCAAATAAAAATTATAAAGAATTTAAAGGATGAATTGATAATAAAGAATCATTCATTTTATATATAGGAGCAGATAACTGTCCACATTGTCAAGATTTTGAATTCGTACAAAAAAAATACGATAAAAAATTTAATGATAAAATTAATGAGTTAAATACAAGTTATAACCAAAAAGTTGTAAATCAACAAGGATCTGAAAATCCAGATTCACTTATTGCATATGGTGAAAAATTAAACAATGATGTTAATTTAAGAACATTTAAAACAGAAGAATATCAAAGTAAATTTACTGAAAAGTGAACAAAAAATATTCTAAATTGAATGATTGATGAAGTAACTGAGATTTATAAAAAACAATATACTATTGGCGATAATATGAGCGATAAATTAGCAACAAAATTAGCTAAAGCAAAAGTAAAAAAATACTTTAATCTTGATGCAACTCAGGGATTTCCAATGTTTATATTAGTTAGAAATGGTAAATTAGTTTCTTGACAAAGTGGTTTTGGCAGTCAATCTGCTGGAGGATGAACTGAAACTTTACTTGATGATTTATTTGATCCTTTAATAACTGCAATGAATAACGGAGAACAAGAAGCTGAAATTATTAAAAAAGTAGATACAGGATTAAACTCTGGTGGAGGCGAAACTGGATCTGGTGGAGAAACTGGATCTGGTGGAGAAACAAAAAATAAACCTAAAACTAAGGCTAAAGCCAATACTAAAACTAACCCTAAAGTTAAAAGTAACAATAAAGCTAAATCAGTAAATTATTCAATAAGTGATAATCTTTTAATTGATTACTTAACTAATACAATTATCTAG
- the rpmG gene encoding 50S ribosomal protein L33, with the protein MREGVILRCATCKEENYIAKNDKRKDKIEVKKHCFKCNSHQVHKQKK; encoded by the coding sequence ATGCGTGAAGGAGTTATTTTACGTTGTGCAACTTGTAAAGAAGAAAATTACATAGCAAAAAACGATAAAAGAAAAGATAAAATTGAAGTTAAAAAACATTGTTTTAAATGTAATTCACATCAAGTTCACAAACAAAAAAAATAG
- the rnhC gene encoding ribonuclease HIII, protein MNNKSFKRVNEEVINKIVNENQNFLYTSKNKSIKYLFKLPYGLVVNIYKTNTILLQGEKIEEFASKYLLNSDSDKNKSTLVKKIIELPNIGCDEVGVGDFFGPLITCCAFVEKDFLKKYPLLIKEIVDSKKITDLKIINLFEQIKDKVIWEVYILDNSNYNKAYDIYKNTHKLKAICHNQALKKLLKNNINLKDIQIIMDQFVDEKNYYKYLLDQKVVIKDIYFETKAESKYISVACASIIARYHFLKEIKRLEKEFQVKLPLGANNHVKDYVNRYKIEKKDIVDKFTKLHFNSKI, encoded by the coding sequence ATGAATAATAAAAGTTTTAAAAGAGTAAATGAAGAAGTAATAAACAAAATTGTTAATGAAAATCAAAACTTTTTATATACTTCTAAAAATAAAAGTATAAAATATTTATTCAAACTTCCATACGGACTTGTAGTTAATATTTACAAAACAAATACAATATTATTACAAGGTGAGAAAATAGAAGAATTTGCAAGTAAATATTTATTAAACTCTGATTCTGACAAAAATAAGTCTACTTTAGTTAAAAAAATAATAGAACTACCAAATATTGGCTGTGATGAAGTTGGAGTTGGAGACTTCTTTGGACCTTTAATAACTTGTTGTGCTTTTGTAGAAAAAGACTTTCTAAAAAAATATCCTTTATTAATTAAAGAAATAGTAGATTCAAAAAAAATAACTGACTTAAAAATAATTAACTTATTTGAACAAATAAAAGACAAAGTTATTTGAGAAGTTTATATACTTGATAATTCAAATTATAATAAAGCATATGATATTTACAAAAATACTCATAAATTAAAAGCAATATGCCATAATCAGGCTTTAAAGAAATTACTTAAAAATAATATAAATCTAAAGGATATACAAATAATAATGGATCAATTTGTAGATGAAAAAAACTACTATAAATATTTACTAGATCAAAAAGTTGTAATTAAAGATATCTATTTTGAAACTAAAGCAGAATCAAAATATATATCAGTGGCTTGTGCAAGTATTATTGCTCGTTATCATTTTTTAAAAGAAATTAAAAGATTAGAGAAAGAATTTCAAGTAAAACTACCTTTAGGAGCTAATAATCATGTAAAAGATTATGTTAATAGATATAAAATAGAAAAAAAAGATATTGTTGATAAATTTACAAAATTACATTTCAACAGTAAAATATAA
- the uppS gene encoding polyprenyl diphosphate synthase, with protein MEHIAFILDGNGRWAKARKKQRTYGHKIGMKNILPTILSSKKLEIKYITMFCFSTENWNRPDGEVNYLMNFPSEIFSKKQQEQYVKEGIKIVWIGRRSKVPLKTKEILEEIEEKTKKCDQIVVHIALDYGSFEEIENAFKIVFSDINNKKILLEDFTVQTILDNLYTKKAPPVDLLIRTGGEKRLSNFMLLQLAYAEFYFIDQYWPDFKEKDLKLAIEYYNNRNRRFGEIKNEN; from the coding sequence TTGGAACATATAGCTTTTATTCTTGATGGAAATGGAAGATGAGCTAAGGCAAGAAAAAAACAAAGAACATATGGACATAAAATTGGTATGAAAAATATCTTGCCAACAATTTTAAGTTCAAAAAAATTGGAAATAAAATATATAACAATGTTTTGTTTTTCAACAGAAAACTGAAATAGACCAGATGGAGAAGTAAATTATTTAATGAATTTTCCAAGTGAAATTTTTTCAAAAAAACAACAAGAACAATACGTTAAAGAGGGCATTAAAATTGTTTGAATTGGACGAAGAAGTAAAGTTCCTTTAAAAACAAAAGAAATACTAGAAGAAATAGAAGAAAAAACAAAAAAATGTGATCAAATTGTAGTTCATATTGCCTTAGACTATGGTTCTTTTGAAGAAATAGAAAATGCTTTTAAAATAGTATTTAGCGATATTAATAATAAAAAAATTTTACTTGAAGATTTTACTGTTCAGACAATTTTGGATAATTTATATACAAAAAAAGCACCACCAGTAGATTTATTAATTAGAACTGGTGGAGAAAAAAGATTAAGTAATTTCATGCTTTTACAATTAGCATATGCTGAATTTTATTTTATAGATCAATATTGACCTGATTTTAAAGAAAAAGATTTAAAGTTAGCAATTGAATATTATAATAATAGAAATAGAAGATTTGGAGAAATAAAAAATGAAAACTAA
- a CDS encoding thymidylate synthase: MKQYLDLVNDILKTGENREDRTNTGTISKFGTQSRYDLRQGFPLVTTKKVFFKGIVHEILWFISGDTNIKYLVDNNVNIWNEWPYEIFKKQKDYKNETLQEFIDKIKNNSDFAKKHGDLGPVYGKQWRNFNGVDQFKNLINDIKKNPYSRRHIISAWNPAEVNEMALPPCHSLFQFYVSKDKFIDLQLYQRSGDIFLGVPFNIASYSLLLELVAIECDLKPRYFIHTIGDAHIYSNHIKQLELQLTREPKKLPTLKIDTKNKSIFEIKFEDISLEGYESHPIIKGAVAV; encoded by the coding sequence ATGAAACAATATTTAGACTTGGTAAACGATATTTTAAAAACTGGAGAAAATAGAGAAGATAGAACTAATACAGGAACTATTTCGAAGTTTGGAACTCAATCAAGATATGATTTAAGACAAGGATTTCCTCTTGTTACAACAAAAAAAGTTTTTTTTAAAGGAATAGTTCATGAGATTCTTTGATTTATTAGTGGAGATACAAATATAAAGTATCTTGTTGATAATAATGTCAATATTTGAAATGAATGACCTTATGAAATCTTTAAAAAGCAAAAAGATTATAAAAATGAAACTTTGCAAGAATTTATCGATAAAATTAAAAATAACTCTGATTTTGCTAAAAAACATGGTGATTTAGGACCTGTTTATGGAAAGCAATGAAGAAATTTCAATGGTGTAGATCAGTTTAAAAATTTAATCAATGATATTAAAAAGAATCCATATTCAAGAAGACATATAATATCTGCTTGAAATCCAGCAGAAGTTAATGAAATGGCTTTACCTCCATGTCATTCTTTATTTCAATTTTATGTTTCAAAAGACAAATTCATAGATTTACAACTTTATCAAAGAAGTGGAGATATTTTTTTAGGAGTACCTTTTAATATAGCAAGTTATTCTTTACTTTTAGAATTAGTAGCTATTGAATGTGATTTAAAACCAAGATATTTTATTCATACAATAGGAGATGCTCATATTTATTCAAATCATATTAAGCAATTAGAATTACAATTAACAAGAGAACCAAAAAAATTGCCAACTTTAAAAATTGATACAAAAAATAAATCAATTTTTGAAATAAAATTTGAAGATATTTCTTTAGAGGGATATGAAAGTCATCCTATAATTAAAGGAGCAGTGGCTGTTTAA
- a CDS encoding aminopeptidase P family protein → MKKEILNKILKENNADAILLYSPQNRYWFSRFHSSLGYLLYTSEKSYLFVDGRYIIAARNSKLLNNIDEIIEFGKLYELINKEISNNKIKTIIFESDWVFVKDSQIFQEKLNAQMVGYNFDAIRMVKDQWEVEQIKKACDITHKVFLEVLDFVKPGMSEKDLARFVSDSFLKNGAEKLSFDTIVASGKNGSMPHAVPTDKKIETGDFVTLDMGCYFNGYCSDQTRTFVMGNTDNTKLKEIYEIVYNSQQLGIESIKPGISGNEVHKICYDYIESKGYGKYFTHGTGHGLGIEIHEEPYNSAAGNKILQEGMCVTVEPGIYIPEIGGVRIEDDILVTKNGYEFLTTPLRELQIVK, encoded by the coding sequence ATGAAAAAAGAAATACTAAATAAAATTTTAAAAGAAAATAATGCAGATGCAATTTTATTGTATTCACCTCAAAATAGATACTGATTTTCTAGATTTCACTCATCTCTTGGATATCTTTTATATACAAGTGAAAAATCATATTTATTTGTTGATGGAAGATATATTATAGCTGCAAGAAACTCAAAATTATTAAATAATATTGATGAAATAATAGAATTTGGGAAGTTATATGAATTAATTAATAAAGAAATATCAAATAATAAAATAAAAACAATTATTTTTGAAAGTGATTGAGTTTTTGTTAAAGATTCACAAATTTTCCAAGAAAAACTAAATGCACAAATGGTAGGTTATAATTTTGATGCAATTAGAATGGTAAAAGATCAATGAGAAGTTGAACAAATTAAAAAAGCATGTGATATTACACATAAAGTATTTTTGGAAGTTTTAGATTTTGTTAAACCAGGAATGAGTGAAAAAGACTTAGCTAGATTTGTAAGTGATTCATTTTTAAAAAATGGTGCTGAAAAACTAAGTTTTGACACAATTGTGGCAAGTGGTAAAAATGGAAGTATGCCTCATGCTGTTCCAACTGATAAAAAAATTGAAACTGGGGATTTTGTAACTCTTGATATGGGATGTTACTTTAATGGGTATTGCTCTGATCAAACAAGAACTTTTGTAATGGGAAATACTGATAATACAAAGTTAAAAGAAATTTATGAAATAGTTTATAATTCACAACAATTAGGAATTGAAAGTATCAAACCAGGAATTAGTGGAAATGAAGTACACAAAATTTGTTATGACTATATTGAAAGTAAAGGCTATGGTAAATATTTTACTCACGGAACTGGACATGGTTTAGGAATTGAAATTCACGAAGAGCCTTATAACTCAGCAGCAGGTAATAAAATTTTACAAGAAGGTATGTGCGTTACTGTTGAACCAGGAATTTATATTCCTGAAATTGGGGGAGTAAGAATTGAAGATGATATCTTAGTTACTAAAAATGGATATGAATTTTTAACTACTCCATTAAGAGAACTTCAAATAGTAAAATAA